From one Phaeodactylum tricornutum CCAP 1055/1 chromosome 16, whole genome shotgun sequence genomic stretch:
- a CDS encoding mannosyl-oligosaccharide alpha-1,2-mannosidase (Possibly catalyzes the hydrolysis of terminal 1,2-linked alpha-D-mannose residues in the oligosaccharide Man9-GlcNAc2.; glycosyl hydrolase family 47), translating to MGGRPRRRTTPVDRVSSRHAALPIFPPSLREANRDTVREAFTHAYDAYMYHAFPAGELHPLTCTPGSFDLVRLPALTLVDSLDMLLLMDNTTEFARSVERLRQLHTATPLFRVDRNVSVFETNIRVLGGLFTAATSSSSTTTASTFQSQPHNGTKYWRYDGCLLEWALDLGNRLLPAFQTKTGIPYGTVNLLYGVPPGETPVASLAGGGTLSLEFTLLSRLTGDDRFEAVGKRATRGLFALRNRRTDLLGKHVDVQKGVWTETLSGIGSNSDSFLEYLLKHYILFPEDGDFWILFVAAYSGVFRHLRVGEWYVDADMNRAAGGGARHVLESLMAFYPGLQTLLGELVPAAQSLNSMFLVREWLGFLPERFHFGSWRLDGGMSGAGKHPLRPELLESCYLLHKATQQVGSDNNATGTSSGWLWAADWALRKLSAARTECGYASIKELRTFTSGTTDGSSHGVRLSNEMPSFFLSETLKYLYLIFDEDNILHRDKDREWVFTTEAHPIHHV from the exons ATGGGGGGTCGTCCCCGTCGGCGAACAACCCCGGTGGACCGGGTTTCCTCCCGACACGCTGCTTTGCCAATCTTTCCCCCCAGTCTCCGCGAGGCCAATCGCGACACCGTCCGCGAAGCCTTTACCCACGCCTACGATGCCTACATGTATCACGCCTTCCCCGCCGGCGAACTACATCCCCTTACCTGCACACCGGGAAGTTTTGATCTCGTGCGGTTGCCCGCACTCACCCTCGTGGACTCCTTGGATATGTTACTGCTCATGGACAACACCACTGAATTCGCCCGGAGTGTGGAACGATTGCGCCAGTTGCACACCGCCACACCACTCTTTCGAGTCGATCGCAACGTTTCCGTCTTTGAAACCAATATTCGGGTTCTGGGCGGTCTCTT TACTGCGGCAacgtcatcgtcttccaccaCGACCGCCTCCACTTTTCAATCACAACCTCACAACGGCACAAAATACTGGCGCTACGATGGTTGCTTGTTGGAATGGGCCCTCGATCTCGGCAATCGACTTTTACCGGCCTTTCAAACCAAAACTGGCATTCCCTACGGCACCGTCAATCTCTTGTACGGGGTTCCCCCGGGTGAAACGCCCGTGGCCAGTTTGGCCGGTGGAGGTACCTTGTCCCTCGAATTTACTCTCCTCAGCCGTCTAACTGGCGACGACCGTTTCGAAGCGGTGGGCAAACGCGCCACCCGCGGCTTGTTCGCCTTGCGCAACCGACGCACCGATCTGTTGGGCAAACACGTGGACGTGCAAAAGGGCGTCTGGACCGAAACACTCTCCGGAATTGGTAGCAATTCGGATTCCTTTTTGGAATACCTGCTGAAACACTACATACTGTTTCCGGAAGACGGCGACTTTTGGATCCTCTTTGTGGCCGCCTACTCCGGCGTCTTTCGACACTTGCGCGTGGGGGAGTGGTACGTGGACGCCGATATGAACCGCGCCGCCGGTGGTGGTGCCCGGCACGTACTGGAATCCCTCATGGCCTTTTATCCCGGACTCCAAACCTTGTTGGGCGAGCTCGTCCCGGCGGCCCAATCCCTCAACAGCATGTTCCTCGTCCGCGAATGGCTGGGCTTTTTGCCGGAACGCTTTCATTTCGGCAGCTGGCGACTCGACGGAGGAATGAGTGGAGCCGGGAAACATCCTCTCCGACCGGAATTACTAGAATCGTGCTACTTATTGCACAAGGCGACGCAACAAGTGGgcagcgacaacaacgcCACGGGTACCTCCTCGGGTTGGTTGTGGGCGGCGGACTGGGCCCTGCGGAAACTGTCCGCGGCCCGGACCGAATGTGGGTACGCCAGTATAAAGGAACTGCGCACGTTCACGTCAGGGACCACCGATGGGTCCAGCCACGGAGTGCGGCTCAGCAACGAAATGCCCAGCTTCTTTCTGAGCGAAACACTCAAGTACCTGTATCTGATCTTTGACGAGGACAACATATTGCATCGCGACAAGGATCGCGAATGGGTTTTTACCACCGAAGCGCATCCGATTCACCACGTG
- a CDS encoding predicted protein, whose amino-acid sequence MQRLRQLVHDYYRARRSNRQPPWTTLPLADRDARSMAATHLWDVACGLHQDRNERQAYTRAINILHEHLSTLVQQRFPDARLGVYGSCLSDLSLGKSSDVDLSLDFKRARKVKDQFEIGKCPVQRYESEMKSLVYAVCRTMERRKHEFRAMQPVTRARVPVIKGTYLGANNPYTVDGSIDFDVCFLNDIAVVNSSLLREYSIVDDRVKALMIAVKRWAKAFGICSSQHNTLSSYAWMNLVIFYLQNVGFVPNLQSPELAQAAGISRDPRNEWHDVNNLDTFYLKWEDVSSVWQRAPAMESVSVTSLLYGFFRFYVVEYPSILTVSIKLGRDTFLPKTVFRKSSLGFWCIEDPFETYDTHCPHDLAITAGVGGVREITYRLAQAEQYLGAKLRLLAEDTSIPPPKRLWPSPPVAKKPRKKKAILPQQHNTDKINYVFILDTEVLRSNTYSVLKRQDTTHKADHILYETFLYKMILHSNTISIIRYQEDDANDVDEQLVPYMQN is encoded by the exons ATGCAGCGACTCCGACAACTCGTGCACGACTATTACCGAGCGCGACGGAGCAATAGGCAACCGCCCTGGACGACGCTCCCACTCGCCGATCGGGACGCCCGGTCAATGGCCGCCACCCACCTTTGGGATGTTGCCTGTGGACTCCACCAGGACCGCAACGAACGTCAAGCGTACACGCGAGCCATCAATATTCTACACGAGCACTTGTCGACGCTCGTTCAACAACGATTTCCCGATGCGCGCCTGGGCGTCTACGGAAGCTGTCTCAGCGATTTGAGTTTGGGTAAATCGTCTGACGTGGATCTGAGTTTGGATTTTAAGCGTGCACGAAAGGTCAAAGACCAATTCGAAATAGGCAAATGTCCTGTACAACGGTACGAAAGCGAAATGAAGTCTTTGGTCTACGCAGTTTGTCGGACCATGGAACGGCGAAAACACGAATTTCGGGCTATGCAACCCGTCACCCGGGCCCGGGTGCCCGTAATAAAGGGCACGTATCTGGGAGCCAACAACCCGTACACGGTCGACGGATCCATTGACTTTGACGTATGCTTTCTCAACGACATTGCCGTCGTCAACTCGTCGCTACTGCGTGAGTATTCCATCGTGGATGATCGCGTCAAGGCCCTCATGATTGCAGTCAAGCGCTGGGCCAAGGCGTTTGGTATTTGCTCTTCCCAACACAATACACTCAGCTCATACGCGTGGATGAATCTGGTCATTTTCTACCTACAGAACGTAGGCTTTGTACCCAACTTGCAAAGTCCCGAGTTGGCGCAGGCGGCGGGAATATCCCGAGATCCCAGGAACGAATGGCACGACGTCAACAACCTCGACACGTTTTACCTCAAGTGGGAGGATGTCTCGTCGGTATGGCAACGAGCGCCGGCGATGGAATCGGTGTCGGTGACGAGTCTATTGTACGGATTTTTCCGCTTTTACGTCGTGGAGTACCCTTCCATCTTGACGGTGTCCATCAAACTTGGTCGGGACACGTTTCTACCTAAAACCGTCTTTCGTAAATCATCGTTGGGCTTTTGGTGCATTGAGGATCCTTTCGAGACGTACGACACGCACTGCCCTCATGATTTGGCCATTACGGCCGGCGTGGGCGGGGTCCGCGAGATCACTTACCGATTAGCGCAAGCCGAGCAGTATCTGGGCGCAAAGCTACGGCTGTTGGCGGAGGATACGAGCATTCCGCCTCCGAAGCGCTTGTGGCCGTCCCCTCCCGTGGCAAAGAAAccacgaaagaagaaag CTATTTTACCTCAACAACACAACACCGACAAGATCAATTACGTTTTTATCCTGGATACAGAAGTTTTGCGCAGCAATACTTATTCCGTCCTCAAACGTCAAGACACTACCCACAAGGCCGACCACATACTATACGAAACTTTTCTGTACAAAATGATCCTTCACAGCAATACCATCTCTATAATCCGGTATCAGGAGGACGATGCGAACGACGTGGACGAACAACTGGTTCCTTACATGCAGAACTAG